The genomic stretch GTGGAGATAGCCTCCTCCGGCTCCGCCTGCTCACTGTAGACGTTGAGGTCGCTGGCCACCACATGCACGTCATGCCCCGCATCAGCCAAGGCGACCGACAGTTTGCGGGGTTGCATGCTGCCTGGCGCTGCCGGGCCAGTATAGTATTGCTTATACACGTGGATGATCACCTGCGGCACTCCCCGAAGGTGCGGATGCGATCGATCACCCGATGAATGTCGGAGTCCGTCAAGGCACTTCCCGAGGGCAGGCAAAGGCCGCCTGCGAAGAGCTGCTCGGCCACGGTGCTGCCGAAGCAGCGACTGCCGCGGAAGACAGGCTGCAAATGCATGGGCTTCCACACGGGCCGGGTCTCGATATCGTCCGTCTCCAAGTGCAGGCGCAAGGTCTCTGGATCCACACCAAACTTGTCGACGTCGATCTGGATCACGGTGAGCCAGCGGTTGTGACCAGCCCACGGAGCCTCGGGCATGAAAGTAATGCCCGGCACATTATCCAAGCCTAGGCGATAGGCTTCGAAGATCCGCCGCCGTGCGGCCACACGCACGGGCAGCACACGCAATTGCGCCAAGCCGATGGAGGCCAACACGTTGCTCATGCGGTAATTGTAACCCCACTCCTTGTGCTCATAGTATGGCTTGGGCTCACGTGCTTGCTGCGATAAGTTACGGGCGCGGTCTATTAGGTCCCTATTCGCCGAACAGAGCATACCGCCGCCCGAGCTGGTGATGATCTTGTTGCCGTTGAAGGAGAAGATGGCGGCGTCCGCGTCCAGTCCCACAGGCCGTCCTTTGTATGTGGTCCCCACCGCCTCTGCGCAATCTTGTAACACGGGGATGCCACGCTCGCGGCAAAGGGCCAGTATGGGGTCCATATCTGCAGGATGGCCGTACAAGTCCGTGGGAACTACGGCAGACACGCGACGCCCTTCCCGTTCACAGGTTGCTAGAGCCTCCGCAAGGACGTGTGAATCCATGCACCAGCTCTCTCGATCCGCGTCCACGAAGGCCAGCTCGGCCCCTTGGTACAAGGCAGAGGCGATGCTGCCGATGAATGTAAGCGTGCTGGCTAGCACTGTGGTTCCCGGCCCCACCCCAACAAGGCGCATGGCTAGATGCATAGCGGCCGTGCCACTGCATAAAGCCAGTGCATTCCCATGATCAAGTAGTTCACAGAATTCAAGTTCGAAGGCGTCGACCATGGGCCCCAGGGGTGCAATGTAATTCGATTCAAAGGCCTGTTGAACCAGAGCCAGTTCGGTGCCATGCATATGAGGTGGCGAGAGAAATAGTCTAGCCATGGTTCACCTTTTCACGTTATAACGATACTTGGGGAAGAAACTCTCAGGCACATCATCAATTCCGTGCACGATCTGGTTGCGCTCGCAAAGGGTTTCGTAGGCGGCCCCATCCACAACAATCCGTTGCGTGCTATACGGATATATCACTTGTGAGAAGCCAAGTTTGAATTGAAAAAGCTCGTCATCACGGCCACCCAATCCTCCTCCCAAGTTAAGCCATTCGGCACCAGATTCCGCATAATACTCAAAAGCTTTGTAAAACATGAGTTTCGATGGCGCCCAGTTGAGATGGTCATCCGTGGTGCCGCCAAGGTGATATTGGACAATACCGCCAGTTCGCACGAATAGACCACCGGCGACGACCTTTCCCGCTGGGTTCAGAACCGATATCAAAGCGACATTCGGGCTCAGAACACGACGAAAATCATCGAAATATGCCCCACTGAAGAAGTAATAGCGAGCCGCATTGACTCGGGTCATTGTCTGCGCGTATAGTTTTTGAAATACAGTATAATCTTCCCAGTGGTTAATTCGGACTTCGAAACCAGCCTTCTGGAGTTTTCGGATTGCACGTTTGTGGCTGTTCCGCATGCCCTGCTCAAAAGTGGCCAGATCTTGCCGAAGATTGATCATTACAGTGTTGCCATGCTTGAAGATCTCCCCCATGGCGCTGGCTGTCTCTGAGAAACAGCCCAGCAACGGGTGGTTGCGGAGAAATAGTGATACAATGTTATTCTGATAGCAGTAATGTTTTAGAGCCTTCATCAACTCATTCACTTGTGATTCGAAAACAGCATAGACTAGTGGTCCAGGATAGCCATATGGACTATATGCATCCCAAAGTCTATTTTCGGTAAGAGTCGTTGGTACGAGCCGCAGCAGAAGTGGAACGAACAATTCAGTTTCCCCCAATGTGATGTGCAGTGCAAGTGAACGAACTTCTTCTTCGCGTGCGCATAGCTTAAGATAGCCCGGCAGGTGATAGAAGTCATGGGGCAATCTTCCCAACACACGTTCCAGCTCCGCAGGTTGATCCAACAAATCCCGAATCCTGCTTCGAATTCTTAAGGCGGGCACCCCGACTCGAGTTTCATATCCTTCACTGTCAACGATCTGCACGCTACCCGCTCCGAGTATTGTCCAGGGACGGATCCGCAGCTGAGGCAATACGCAGCATCCAACTCCTGCGAAAACACCCTCCTCAATATTGGCACCACCGCCCAAATGGACCCCAGGACACAAGTGGACATGATTCTTAATCAGGCAGTCATGGTCGACACTGCAGGAAGTGTTGAGAATCACGTTGCAACCGATAGATGCTCCAGTATTGACCACAACTCCGGCTGCAATGAAGGTGCCCATTCCTATTGGAACATCATCGGCAATGACCGCCGAAGGATGGATTACTGCTCGAACTTGCAC from bacterium encodes the following:
- a CDS encoding DegT/DnrJ/EryC1/StrS family aminotransferase produces the protein MARLFLSPPHMHGTELALVQQAFESNYIAPLGPMVDAFELEFCELLDHGNALALCSGTAAMHLAMRLVGVGPGTTVLASTLTFIGSIASALYQGAELAFVDADRESWCMDSHVLAEALATCEREGRRVSAVVPTDLYGHPADMDPILALCRERGIPVLQDCAEAVGTTYKGRPVGLDADAAIFSFNGNKIITSSGGGMLCSANRDLIDRARNLSQQAREPKPYYEHKEWGYNYRMSNVLASIGLAQLRVLPVRVAARRRIFEAYRLGLDNVPGITFMPEAPWAGHNRWLTVIQIDVDKFGVDPETLRLHLETDDIETRPVWKPMHLQPVFRGSRCFGSTVAEQLFAGGLCLPSGSALTDSDIHRVIDRIRTFGECRR
- a CDS encoding NeuD/PglB/VioB family sugar acetyltransferase, coding for MFDIGASAVALVLLAPMFMGLALAIAFKLGRPVLFRQTRPGLHGLLFELVKFRSMTDARDAQGRLLPDEERIPPFGAWLRSTSLDELPELLLVMRGKMSLVGPRPLMVEYIPRYSPRQARRHEVKPGITGLAQIRGRNSLSWEERFEHDVEYVERHSLMLDFWILWKTVSLVVRREGISHPRYATMPEFIGHSPKTRIMVLGAGGHGRVIGDAVLCTEKSGGELQLVGFLDDDVQLHGQTCLGRPVYGPIASTMFGAGGCDCVIIGFGSNQLRMTVFHWLVKSGVQVRAVIHPSAVIADDVPIGMGTFIAAGVVVNTGASIGCNVILNTSCSVDHDCLIKNHVHLCPGVHLGGGANIEEGVFAGVGCCVLPQLRIRPWTILGAGSVQIVDSEGYETRVGVPALRIRSRIRDLLDQPAELERVLGRLPHDFYHLPGYLKLCAREEEVRSLALHITLGETELFVPLLLRLVPTTLTENRLWDAYSPYGYPGPLVYAVFESQVNELMKALKHYCYQNNIVSLFLRNHPLLGCFSETASAMGEIFKHGNTVMINLRQDLATFEQGMRNSHKRAIRKLQKAGFEVRINHWEDYTVFQKLYAQTMTRVNAARYYFFSGAYFDDFRRVLSPNVALISVLNPAGKVVAGGLFVRTGGIVQYHLGGTTDDHLNWAPSKLMFYKAFEYYAESGAEWLNLGGGLGGRDDELFQFKLGFSQVIYPYSTQRIVVDGAAYETLCERNQIVHGIDDVPESFFPKYRYNVKR